AGTGTGTCCCTCTTTCTGGATCATTGCGGTAAGCTGCAATACCGCTCGGAAACGGGTCTACTCACTCCACGAAGGTCACGGTATGAAAGTCGCCATTGTCATATTCGATGGTGTGCAGGCGCTCGACGTTGCAGGCCCCCTCGACGTGTTCGCGGAAGCAAACACGATCCTGCCCGAACATCAGAAGTACGAAGTCTCGCTGGTGGGCGCGCGCGCCGGTACCGTGACGTGCTCGAACGGGATGGGACTTTCCGTGCCGTTCGGCTACGCGGACCTCGACACGCAATGGGATCTGCTACTCGTCGCGGGCGGCCCGCAATTGCCCGACGCTCAACCGTCCAGTGACTTCCTGACGTGGCTGCAAAATCAGGCAAGCAACGCGACGCGGTTTGGCTCCGTTTGCAATGGTGCATTCGTACTGGCTCATGCGGGACTGCTCGACGGCAAGGAAGTGACGACTCATTGGTCGGACGCAGATCGCCTCGCCCACGAATTTCCGCAGGCCTCCGTGCAGCCCGACAAGATCTTCGTTCGTGACGGACGCCTGATTACCTCGGCAGGTGTGACGGCCGGCATCGATCTGTGCCTCTCGCTTGTCGCCGAAGACTGGGGGCATGAACTGGCGGTGCGCGTCGCAAAGCGTCTTGTCGTCTACATCCAGCGCGAGGGTGGTCAGTCCCAGTACAGCCCTTACGTCGGAAGCGGAAGGGATGAAGATCCGATTATCGGCAAGGTGCACCGCTACGTGACCGAACACATCACCGAAACGCTATCGATCGAACAGCTCGCTGGCGCAGTTGCGGTGAGTCGAAGAACCTTCTCGCGAGTATTCGCGAAGTATGCCAAGGTGACGCCCTCCGCGTTTGTCGAACAGGTTCGCGTCGACACCGCGAGAAAGTTGCTCGAAGACTCGGATGCACCGCTGAAAACCGTCGCATTCAAATGCGGATTTCGGAGTGCCACACATATGCGCACGACTTTCTCGCGCCGGCTGGAGGTCACCCCGAAACAATATCGGCAACGATTCCGCGGCGAGGCCGGCACGCAACCGTGGGCCATTCAGGGTGCCGGCAAGCAGATCTCGCTTCAAGGACTGGCTCATCCGTGACTGAAGCTGATTCCATTCAGCCGCTTCCTGACATCCTTGAGCCGGGCCTGTCGGTAATCTTTTGCGGGATCAATCCGGGTCTGCGTGCGGCGTCGACAGGTCATCACTTTGCGGGCCGCGGCAACCGGTTTTGGCGGGTGCTGCATCTTGCAGGCTTCACGCCTGAACAGATCCTTCCCGAAGACGACCGTTCGATTCTTCGATACGGTTGCGGTCTCACCGCGGTGGTCCCGCGCGCCACAGCGCAGGCCGCCGAGTTGTCGCGCTCGGAGATCGAGCTGGCCGGGGAGGCTTTTCGGCTAAAGATCGGGCGGTACGCCCCGCAACACGTCGTTTTCCTCGGAAAGATGGCACTCGCGGCCATCTCCGGCACGCGCGATATCGATTGGGGGCTGCAAACGAAGCCCTTCGGCGGCGCATACGCTTGGGTCGTACCCAATCCAAGCGGATTGAACCGGGCGTTCGGCCTTGACGCGCTGGTGGCCGCCTACCGGGAAGTTCGCGTCGCCGTCGCGTCCACGTCCTGAAGGTGCGCGTTTTTGCGTAGCGCCTCGGTCACGAACTCCACGAAAGCGCGAATCTTGCCGCTGGTGCTTCGCCTTTCTACGTGAAGCAGGCTCACCGGTGTCGCCTCGGGCTCGAATGAGGTCAGCACAGGTTGGAGCCTGCCATCGGCTACATCAGGCGCTGCCTGATACGACAGAAACTGGGCGATTCCCACTCCATCGACGGCAGCGAGAAGAGCAGCGGGACCCAGGTCGACAATCATCCGCGGCTGAAGTCTCACAGGCAGCCGCGAACCGTTCTCGTTGAACGCCCACTCGAGCGGAAGCGAGACGCCCGTGAACGATACACAGTGGTGATCGGCCAGATCTCTGGGGTGAAGGGGCTCCCCATGCTCGGCGAGATAGGAAGGCGCCGCGTACGTCCGACGCCGCACAAAGCCTAGCGGAACGGCGAATGCCGAAGAGTCGCCGAGATGGCCGATACGGATGGCAATATCTACACCCTCTTCCAGAAGCCGCGTCGTTCGATCGGCGTACACCGCATTGACGTTGACGTCCGGATAACGCAGCACGAAGGCGTTGACCAGCGGCGCAACATATCGCTGGCCGAACAGGACCGGTGCGGAAATAGTCAATGTCCCCACGGGATTGAGTTGATCGGCCGCCAAGGTCGCTTCTGCATCCGTGATGGTGTCCAACACCTTGCGGCAGGCTTCGAGGTATGACAGGCCTGCATCCGTCGGACGAACCGTTCGGGTCGTGCGGGCCAGCAGATGTGTGCCGAGACGCGATTCCAGCGAATTGACCGCCCGCGAGACCGCGGCGGACGACATGCCAACTTTGTCAGCCGCACCCGTGAAGCTGCCCCGGTCGACGATGGCCACGAAAATCTCCATCTCACGCAATTTGTCCATTTCGCTCCCTACCCTCATACGCGTCCATAAGCCGTGATTCTATGCGTTGTGATCGAGGTGCCGGAGATCGGCCTGCAAAAGACTTTTTCAGGCCGTGAAGGTTATGCAGAACGTCCTTGAACGCATGGCAAATTTCGATCACTCATTGGCCCAATACCAACTCGTTTGGACTCCAATGAATCGGGCCGATCCTGGACAATCTCTACACGTTGTACGACTAACCAAACGAGAGAGGTCCACATGTTCTCCGCAATGCTTGAAGTTCACCCGATCCCCGAGCAGGTCGATGCCTATCTCGGCATGGCCAAAATGCTGCGTCCTGAACTGGACAAGATCGACGGATTCATCGACAACAACCGCTACGCCAGTCTCACACGCGAGGGGTGGCTTCTTTCGCTGTCGAGTTGGCGCGACGAGAAATCGCTCATCCGCTGGCGTACCGAAGCGACGCACAACAGGATCATGCAGGCTGCGCGCGACCGCGTGTTTTCCGACTATCGCCTGCGCATTGGTCAGACCGTCAGCGATACGCATGTGCCCGCGGGACACGCCTTGCTCGAGCAGCGCCTGGATGTCACCGAGACGGGAAAAGGTAAGGCGGTGACGCTACATGACGGGAAATTCTCGCCAGCATGGGTGAAGCAGAGCAGCGCAGACGAGGTGGCGAAATCACTCGGAGTGGATACAAGCGCGACTGACCTCGTTTCCTGGGACGTCTTCGACGCACTGCTGGCACCGGGAGACGTCATCGCCGTTCTGACGTGGCGCGACCATGC
The sequence above is drawn from the Paraburkholderia phenazinium genome and encodes:
- a CDS encoding GlxA family transcriptional regulator — encoded protein: MKVAIVIFDGVQALDVAGPLDVFAEANTILPEHQKYEVSLVGARAGTVTCSNGMGLSVPFGYADLDTQWDLLLVAGGPQLPDAQPSSDFLTWLQNQASNATRFGSVCNGAFVLAHAGLLDGKEVTTHWSDADRLAHEFPQASVQPDKIFVRDGRLITSAGVTAGIDLCLSLVAEDWGHELAVRVAKRLVVYIQREGGQSQYSPYVGSGRDEDPIIGKVHRYVTEHITETLSIEQLAGAVAVSRRTFSRVFAKYAKVTPSAFVEQVRVDTARKLLEDSDAPLKTVAFKCGFRSATHMRTTFSRRLEVTPKQYRQRFRGEAGTQPWAIQGAGKQISLQGLAHP
- the mug gene encoding G/U mismatch-specific DNA glycosylase, with translation MTEADSIQPLPDILEPGLSVIFCGINPGLRAASTGHHFAGRGNRFWRVLHLAGFTPEQILPEDDRSILRYGCGLTAVVPRATAQAAELSRSEIELAGEAFRLKIGRYAPQHVVFLGKMALAAISGTRDIDWGLQTKPFGGAYAWVVPNPSGLNRAFGLDALVAAYREVRVAVASTS
- a CDS encoding LysR family transcriptional regulator — protein: MDKLREMEIFVAIVDRGSFTGAADKVGMSSAAVSRAVNSLESRLGTHLLARTTRTVRPTDAGLSYLEACRKVLDTITDAEATLAADQLNPVGTLTISAPVLFGQRYVAPLVNAFVLRYPDVNVNAVYADRTTRLLEEGVDIAIRIGHLGDSSAFAVPLGFVRRRTYAAPSYLAEHGEPLHPRDLADHHCVSFTGVSLPLEWAFNENGSRLPVRLQPRMIVDLGPAALLAAVDGVGIAQFLSYQAAPDVADGRLQPVLTSFEPEATPVSLLHVERRSTSGKIRAFVEFVTEALRKNAHLQDVDATATRTSR
- a CDS encoding antibiotic biosynthesis monooxygenase family protein, which gives rise to MFSAMLEVHPIPEQVDAYLGMAKMLRPELDKIDGFIDNNRYASLTREGWLLSLSSWRDEKSLIRWRTEATHNRIMQAARDRVFSDYRLRIGQTVSDTHVPAGHALLEQRLDVTETGKGKAVTLHDGKFSPAWVKQSSADEVAKSLGVDTSATDLVSWDVFDALLAPGDVIAVLTWRDHAAAEAFLAKAVTADASRVRNIRVIREYGMFDRREAPQYFKETQPKM